The Myxococcales bacterium genome includes a region encoding these proteins:
- the mazG gene encoding nucleoside triphosphate pyrophosphohydrolase has protein sequence MPEAEDIDLSPLPGKQTGHAVTRLVGLMQRLLAPNGCPWDREQTLGTLLPYLVEETYEVVDAVNANVVADHQEELGDLLLQIVFHSELRHAEGAFGIDDVAAGIVTKLVRRHPHVFGDSEAKNSEAVLANWSQLKAAEKAEKGKHGALDGVPKSAPALLRASRLGEKASAVGFDWPTSEGPRLKVDEELAELDEAIAARDRAHIEHELGDVLFSLVNLARKLGVDPENALRGTADRFTQRFEHMESALGAEGRNVRGTETHELERYWEAAKAALHGG, from the coding sequence ATGCCCGAAGCCGAGGACATCGACTTGTCGCCGCTGCCCGGCAAACAGACCGGCCACGCCGTGACCCGCCTCGTGGGATTGATGCAGAGGCTACTGGCCCCGAACGGCTGCCCGTGGGATCGAGAGCAGACCCTCGGCACCTTGCTGCCCTACTTGGTCGAGGAGACCTACGAAGTGGTGGACGCGGTCAATGCCAACGTCGTGGCTGACCACCAAGAAGAGCTGGGTGATTTGCTGCTGCAGATCGTGTTCCATAGCGAGCTGCGACACGCAGAGGGAGCCTTCGGGATCGACGACGTTGCCGCAGGGATCGTGACCAAGCTCGTCAGGCGGCACCCCCACGTGTTCGGGGACAGCGAGGCCAAAAACAGCGAAGCCGTGCTGGCGAATTGGTCCCAGCTCAAAGCCGCGGAGAAGGCCGAAAAGGGAAAGCACGGCGCGCTCGACGGGGTCCCGAAGTCCGCACCGGCTCTGCTGCGCGCCAGCCGCCTGGGCGAAAAGGCCTCGGCCGTGGGCTTCGATTGGCCCACGAGCGAGGGGCCGCGCCTCAAAGTCGACGAAGAGCTCGCCGAGCTCGACGAGGCGATCGCCGCGCGAGATCGGGCCCATATCGAGCACGAGCTGGGCGATGTGTTGTTTTCTCTCGTGAACCTCGCCCGCAAGCTGGGCGTGGATCCCGAGAACGCCTTGCGGGGCACCGCCGACCGGTTCACGCAAAGGTTCGAGCACATGGAAAGCGCGCTGGGCGCGGAGGGCCGCAACGTGCGCGGCACCGAGACCCACGAGCTCGAACGCTACTGGGAGGCCGCCAAAGCGGCGCTTCACGGGGGCTGA